A stretch of DNA from Bradyrhizobium algeriense:
CGTCCGATATCTCGGCAGTTGAAAGGCGCCGATATTTGATATATTCAATAACAATTATCAAATATAACATCAAGGGCCCGGCCGCCGGCCAAGCCCTTTTTCGGGTGCGAGCCTCACGCCATGACAGTTTCCAAGGCAGCGACCGATGCCGTCAAGCCGTCGCGCAACAACGGCAAGGAAATTGCGGGCGGCGCTGCGGATGGCGCCGCCGAGCATGCCGGGCTGCAACTGGGCGAATTGGCCGAACTGCTCGGCTATTCGCTCAAGCGCGCGCAGCTCAAGGTGTTCGAGGATTTTCTGCGCTGCGTCGCGCCGCTGCAACTGACACCGGCGCAATTCTCGGTGCTGCTGCTGCTCGACCGCAACCCCGGACGTAACCAGACCGAAATCGCCAACACGCTCGGCATCCTCAGGCCGAATTTCGTATCGATGCTGGATGCGCTGGAGAGCCGCGGCCTGTGCGCCCGGATGCGCTCGACCAACGACCGGCGCTCGCACATCCTGGTTCTGACCGACAAGGGAAGGGCGGTGCTGGCGCGCGCCAAGAAGCTGGTTGCCAGCAAGCACGAGGCGCGACTCAACGAATTGCTGGGCCCCGCCAACCGCGTAGCCCTGCTCGAAATGCTGTCGAAGATCGCGGCGGAGTTTTGAGTATCCGTCATTCCGGGGCGCATCGAAGATGCGAACTATGGTGCGCAATTGCGCACCTGAGAATCTCGAGATTCCCCGATGCGCAATTGCGCATCTGAGGTCTGGTCCTTCGGACCATCCCGGAATGACAGCGTGCGGATCACGCCACCGCGATACGGCCTTGAACCCCGCGTGCCCCGCGCTCCGATAGAAACTGCCGCTCGATCTCGGCGGCGGGTAGCGGCTTGCTGAACAGAAAACCCTGCATCTCCGTGCATCCTTCGGAAGCGATGCTGTGGAGTTGTTCGGCGGTTTCCACGCCCTCGGCGGTCGCCGTCATGCCCATGCCATTGGCGAGCGCGGCGACCGCACGCACGATGGTGAGCGAGCTCGAATCCTCGGTGATGTTCTTGACGAAGGAACGGTCGATCTTGATCTTGTCGAACGGAAAGCTCTGCAAATACGTCAGCGACGAATATCCGGTGCCGAAATCGTCCATTGCGATCCGGATCCCGAGCGCCCGCAACTGATGCAGCACCGCGAGCGTCGCCTCCTTGTTGTGGAGCAACACGCTCTCGGTGATTTCGATTTCCAGCCGCGTGGCCGCGAGGCCGGAGGCGGCGAGCGCGCTGACGATCACCTGCATCAGGCCGGGACTGCGAAACTGGATCGCTGAAATATTGACGGCGACGTGAAGGTTGTCGGGCCATTGCGCCGCGGTGGCGCAGGCCTGCCGGATGACCCACTCGCCCAGTGGGACGATAAAGCCGATCTCTTCGGCCAGCGGAATGAAGGTGGCCGGCGAGATCAATCCCTTGGCCGGATGATTCCAGCGTATCAAGGCTTCAAAGCCGCTGATTTCCTTGCTCGCCAGGTTGACGACCGGCTGGTAGTGCAGCACGAATTCGCCTGCCGGCAGCGCTTTGCGCAGGTCCTGCTCCATGACGCGGCGGGTCTGCATCTGCAAATCCATCGCGGGCTCGAAGAAGCGGAACGTGCCGCGGCCGTCGCTCTTGGCGCGGTAGAGCGCGAGGTCGGCGTTGCGCAACAATTTGTCGGGATTCGATCCGTCACCGGGACCGACCGAAATGCCGATGCTGACGCCGATCACGGCCTGTTGGCCGTCGATGTCATAGGGCTCGCTCAGCGCATCGATGACGCCCTGCGCCAGCGAAGTAGCTGCGGCGGGGTCCGCGATCGTGGCCTGCACGACCACGAATTCATCGCCGCCCGTCCGCGCGATGGTATCGGCGTCGCCAACGAGCCCGCGTAACCGCTCGGCGACGATCCTCAGCAGCTTGTCGCCGCAGGGATGGCCGAACGTATCGTTGACGGCCTTGAATTGATCGAGGTCGAGATGATGGACGGCCACCATTTCGTCGTGCTGAATCCTGCCCAGCACGTATTCGAGCCGGTCGTTCAACAGCACCCGGTTGGCCAGATCGGTCAGCGCGTCGTGGTGCGCCATGTATTCGATCTTGACCTCAGACTGGCGCTGCTCGGTGATGTCTTCATGCGTCGCGACCCAGCCGCCGCCGGGCATCGGGCGGTGCCGGATCTTGAACGTGCGTCCGTTCATCAATTCGACGATGCTGTCTTTCGGCTCGTTGGAAACCGCAACGTTGGTGCGCCATTGAAGGTATTCATCGCGCGTCATGGCGGGAAAGCTGCCGGCTTCGAAGCGCAGGTCGACGATCTCGATCAGCGACATGCCGGGGCTGACGCGCTCGGGCGCAATATCATACATCTCGACAAAGCGATCGTTGCAGACGATCAGCCGGTGGTCGGAATCGAAGAAGCAGAGCCCCTGCGACATGTTGTTGATGGCGGTGTCGAACTGGAAGTTCCTGACGCGCAGCGTCTCTTCCTGCGCCTTGCCGAGTTCGTATTGTTTCTTCAGCCGGGCATTGAGCTCTTCGCGCTCGGTGATGTCCTCGTGGGTCGCCATTCCGCCGCCGCCGGGTATCGGGTAGACGGTGTAGGCGATGATCCGGCCGTCAGTGAATTCCTGCATCGTGGTGTCGAGTGCGATGTCGCGGCCGACGCGCTCACGGATGTAATCATCGACTGCGACCTGCACCTTCAGGCCGAGATTCAGCCGGTGCCGGATCAGTTCATGGGTCGGCGTCCCCGGCTTCACCTGTTCGGGCGAGAGCCCGTACATTTCCCTGTAACGCTCGTTGCAGAAAACGACCTCGCGTTTCTCGTCAAAAATGGCGATGCCGAGCGATAAATGGTTGATCGCCTCTTCGAGCCGCGCACTCAGGGGCGCTGACCGCGGGGCGGTTATGTGGCCGTGATCCGTCATATAGCGTTTCCCCAGCCGCTATCGGCGGCGCTCCTCCTCCAGGAGCGCGCCCATTAGAAGCCCAAGCTGGTGAATTGCAGCTTCGAGACCGGCCAATGCGCGCCGGTTCCTCGCAACTTGCTCAACAGAGCGTTAACGTCGCTTTGACACCTTCAGGATGCCGGCAACGGTTCGGAAAACCTAGGCGGGGTCCACCAAAATCACCCTGACGTCATTGACGTTGGTGAGCGTCGGGCCCGTCAGCAGCAGATCGCCGGTAGCTGAGAAGAACGCGGTGGCATCGTTGTTGGCGAGATAGGCCGCGGGGTCGAGCCCGAGCGACTTCATCTTCGCAAACGTGGTCTGATCGATCACGGCGCCGGCCGGATCGGTTGCGCTGCCGGCGCCGCCGTCGGCGCCGTCGGTGTCGGCGGCCAGCGCCACAATGCCCGACGTGTCCTTCAGAAGATCCGCCAGCGCCAGCGCATATTCCTGGTTGGGGCCGCCGCGGCCATTGCCGCGCACAGTCACCGTGAGTTCGCCGCCCGAAAGGATCGCGATGCGTTTGCCTTCGCTGTGTGCCTTCAGCGCCAGGCGCGCATGATCGGCCGCAACATCGCGCGCCTCGCCTTCGAGATCGGCGCCGAGGCCGATGACCTCATAGCCGGCGTCCTTTGCGACCTTGATGGCCGCGTCGAGCGAAGCCTTCGGTTTCGCAATCATCTCGAATTGCGCGCGGGCAAACGCGCCATCGCCGGGCTTGCAGCTTTCGTTGCGGGGATCTTCGAGGGCGCGCCTGATGGCATCGTCGACCGTGAGATTGTACCTCGCCACCAGCGCGCGGGCGTCCGCCAGCGTGCTCGGATCCGGCACCGTCGGTCCCGATGCAATCGCGGACGGATCGTCATGCGGCACATCCGAGATCGCCAGCGTAACGATTTCGGCGGCGCGCTGTCCGGCGCGGGCCAGCCGGCCGCCCTTGATCCGCGACAGATGCTTGCGAACGATATTCATCTCGCCGATCGGCGCGCCCGAACGCAACAGCGCGCGGTTCACCTGCTGCTTCTGTGCAAACGAAACGCCGTCGGCCGCGCGCGATCCAGTTCGCGGAACCACCGCCGGACAACAGCACCAGCAGCAGGTCGTCGGCGGTTGCTTCCGCAGCGAGACGCAGCGTTTCGTCGGCGGCTTTCAACCCGGCTTCGTCGGGCACGGGATGGCCGGCCTCGACGACCCTGATGCGGCGCGTCGGCACGCCGTGGCCGTGGCGCGTGGTGGCAATGCCGGTCAGTCGCGATGGATCGAGCCTCAGCGTGTCGAGATAGTGCCGCTCGGCCGCAGCGGCCATCGCGGCCGCGCCCTTGCCGGCGGCGAGGCAGATCACTTTACCCTTCGGCGCCGGGCGCAGATGGGCCGCGAGCACGACATCGGGATGCGCGGCCGCAACGGCCGCGTCAAAGATCGCACGCAAGAGGGGACGCCGGTCGGTCATGTCTGCTCGGGGACGAAGAGGGACGGGAAGTCAGGTTATCCATCCAATCGCCGCAAAAGAAAACCCCCGCAGGGTGCCTGCGGGGGCATTACTGGCTAACAATCGGTCGATAGCATTTTGCGATTAGCCGCCGACCTCGGCATCAATCACTTCGCCGAAGCGTTCCCAGGTCTCGCCTTTGAACTTCTGAAGCTGGACCGCCGAAATCGGGGCAAAGTCGGTAGCGCTGGTGTTGACCTTGATACCTGGCAGCAAGCTGCCGATCTCGAGATTCCTGATGTTGGCTGCCTGCTTCATGACGTTCTCGCGGGTGAGATTGTCGCCGCTGGCTTTGAGCACATGCACAAGGCCCTGCGCGACTGTGTACCCATACATCACAAAGCTATCGATCCTGTTGGCCTCGGGGTAGTATTTGGCCAGAAATTCATCGAAAGCTTTCATGCCGGGGTCGTTCTTCCACTCCGGATCAGACGTATCCTTAAGGTAATTGGACGAGATGATGTCCTGCGCATTCTCGAAGCCGGCCGGTTTCATCACGCTGCCAATCGAGGCCGAGACGTTATTGAGAAAGTGCAGCGGCTTCCAGCCGATCTCGGCGTTCTTCTTGATCGCCTGCGCCGCGAATTTGGGCGTGGTGATGTTGATGAACACATCGGCGCCACTTGCCTTCAGCTTGACGAGGTGGGAATCGATCGTCGGCTCGGAGACTTCGTAGCTTTCCTCCAGGACGATCATCGATGCGGCCTTGGCGCCGAGTCCGTCCTTGAAGCCCTTCAGATAGTCCTTACCGTAGTCGTCGTTCTGATAAAGGATCCCGACCTTGGCGTCCGGCTTGTTCTTCAGAATGTACTTGGCATAGATCTGCGTTTCGCTCTGGTAGTTGGGCTGCCAGCCCATCGTCCACGGGAAGTTTTTCGGATCGTTCCACTTGGTGGCGCCGGTGGCGACGAACAGTTGCGGCACCTTCTTGCTGTTGAGGTATTTCTGGATCGCCGTGTTCGGCGGCGTGCCGAGCGGATTGAAGACGATCAGCGCTTCGTCGCTCTCGACCAGCTTGCGCGCCTGCTCCACCGTCTTCGGCGGGCTATAGGCGTCGTCATAGCTGATGAAGTTGATCTTGCGGCCGTTGATGCCGCCCTCGGCGTTGATCTTCTTGAAATAGGCTTCCTCGGTCTTGGCGATTACGCCATAGGCGGAAGCCGGTCCGCTGTAGGGCATGATGTTGCCGATCTTGATTTCGGTATCGCTCGCGCCGGGGTCGTATTTCTTCTGTGCGAGAACGCCGCTCGAAGTTGCCGCGAGTAGTCCAAACGCGGTCGAAACAACCGCAAGTTTTTTCATTGTGGACATTTCTGTCTCTCCCTTTTCATTTCTTAATGTAACCGCCGGGCCTCTTGACGAGGCTCTTTTGACAGCGTCGTGATTAGCATCTTGCCGAAAGCCTCACAAACAAAAAGCCCCTGCGGCAAAAGCCGCAGGGGCTGCATCTTGAGCAGAGCTCGCGAAGCAGCGTTAGCCGCCGACGTCGCCGGAGAGAATTTCGCCGAAGCGTTCCCAGTTCTCGCCCTTGAACCTTATCAGTTGCAATTGCGAGAGCGGAGCAAAATCGGTCGCCGACGTGTTGACCTTGACCCCAGGCAGCAGGCCGCCGAGTTCGAGGTCCTTGATGCTGGCCGCCTGCTTCATGACGTTTGCGCGGGTGAGGTCGTCGCCGCAGGCCTTTAACACGTGCACCAAGCCTTGAGAGACGATATAGGCGTACATCACTGATGCATCGGCCCGGTTGGCTTCCGGATAATACTTATCCAGGAACTCGTTCCATGCCTTCATCGCGGCATCGGTCTTCCATTGGGCGTCAGTTGGATCCTTGAAGTATTGCGACGAGATGATGTCCTGTCCATTCTCGAAGCCGGCCGGCTTCATCACGCTGCCGATCGATGCCGAGACGTTGTTGAGGAAGTGCAGCGGCTTCCAGCCGATCTCGGAGTTCTTCTTGATCGCCTGCGCCGCGAATTTCGGCGTGGTGATGTTGAAGAACACGTCGGCGCCGGTCGCTTTCATCTTGACGATGTGAGAGTCGATGGTCGGTTCGGAAACCTCGTAGCTCTCCTCGATCACGATCATCGAGGCTGCCTTGGCGCCGAGCCCGTCCTTGAAGCCTTTTAGATAGTCCTTGCCGTAGTCGTCGTTCTGATAAAGCACGGCGATCTTGGCGTTCGGGTTGTTCTTCAGAATGTACTTCGCATAGATCGCCGACTCGCTCTGGTAGTTGGGCTGCCAGCCCATGGTCCAGGGGAAGTCCTTGGGGTCGTTCCACTTGGTCGCGCCGGTGGCGACGAACAGTTGCGGCACCTTCTTCGTGTTCAGGTACTTCTGGATCGCGGTGTTCGGCGGCGTGCCCAGCGAATTGAAGACGAGCAGCACCTCGTCACTCTCGACCAGCTTGCGCGCCTGCTCCACCGTCTTCGGCGGGCTGTAGGCGTCGTCATAGCTGACGAAGTTGATCTTGCGGCCGTTGATGCCGCCCTCGGCGTTGATCTTCCTGAAATAGGCCTCTTCGGTTTTTCCGATCACGCCGTAGGCCGAGGCCGGCCCGCTGTAGGGCATGATGTTGCCGATCTTGATCTCGGTGTCGGTGGCGCCGGTGTCGTATTTCTTTTGTGCCAATGCGCCGCTGCTGGTCGCGGCGAGCAGTGCGAGGGCAGCCGCAAAGGCTCCCAGTCGCAAGTTGATAACGGACATTTTTTGATCTCCCTGGGATCGATGACTGTGTCACTGTTTTTGATTGGAGCGCTTGGCGGCCCTTTGCGAACATTGAATACCTTTCGGTCTCGTCCAGCAACAAAAAGCCCCCCGCGACGGCGTCGCGGGAGGCGATATTTAGTCTGATCACCGGAAAACTACCGTCCGGCGGAATATCAGTTAATGGCCTCCTCGCCGCTGATGACCTCCCCGAACAACTCCCACTTCTCGCCCTTGAAGCGCATCATCCAGCGAAAGTGATGAGCGCCGTCCAGAAGGCGGCGCTTCTTATTGTTGCGGAACGCATTGCTACTCCTGAGTGAGGGCTACCTTTTCAGCTTTCCTATGAGTTGCTGGGCAACCATCGCGACCTGCCTGGCGCCGTGCGGTACCAGGAAGATGACAAGGAACAGAAGCACGCCGAATACGGCACCGGAGAGGCCTTTGGAGATGCCTTCGGCAATATTCGGCACGAAGATGATGAAGGCGCTTCCGACGATCGAGCCCGGCAGCCAGCCGACGCCGCCGACGACCATGCCGAGGAACAGCGAGATCGCGAGCGTGATGGTGTAGCCGTCCGGG
This window harbors:
- a CDS encoding ABC transporter substrate-binding protein, whose amino-acid sequence is MSTMKKLAVVSTAFGLLAATSSGVLAQKKYDPGASDTEIKIGNIMPYSGPASAYGVIAKTEEAYFKKINAEGGINGRKINFISYDDAYSPPKTVEQARKLVESDEALIVFNPLGTPPNTAIQKYLNSKKVPQLFVATGATKWNDPKNFPWTMGWQPNYQSETQIYAKYILKNKPDAKVGILYQNDDYGKDYLKGFKDGLGAKAASMIVLEESYEVSEPTIDSHLVKLKASGADVFINITTPKFAAQAIKKNAEIGWKPLHFLNNVSASIGSVMKPAGFENAQDIISSNYLKDTSDPEWKNDPGMKAFDEFLAKYYPEANRIDSFVMYGYTVAQGLVHVLKASGDNLTRENVMKQAANIRNLEIGSLLPGIKVNTSATDFAPISAVQLQKFKGETWERFGEVIDAEVGG
- a CDS encoding EAL domain-containing protein; protein product: MTDHGHITAPRSAPLSARLEEAINHLSLGIAIFDEKREVVFCNERYREMYGLSPEQVKPGTPTHELIRHRLNLGLKVQVAVDDYIRERVGRDIALDTTMQEFTDGRIIAYTVYPIPGGGGMATHEDITEREELNARLKKQYELGKAQEETLRVRNFQFDTAINNMSQGLCFFDSDHRLIVCNDRFVEMYDIAPERVSPGMSLIEIVDLRFEAGSFPAMTRDEYLQWRTNVAVSNEPKDSIVELMNGRTFKIRHRPMPGGGWVATHEDITEQRQSEVKIEYMAHHDALTDLANRVLLNDRLEYVLGRIQHDEMVAVHHLDLDQFKAVNDTFGHPCGDKLLRIVAERLRGLVGDADTIARTGGDEFVVVQATIADPAAATSLAQGVIDALSEPYDIDGQQAVIGVSIGISVGPGDGSNPDKLLRNADLALYRAKSDGRGTFRFFEPAMDLQMQTRRVMEQDLRKALPAGEFVLHYQPVVNLASKEISGFEALIRWNHPAKGLISPATFIPLAEEIGFIVPLGEWVIRQACATAAQWPDNLHVAVNISAIQFRSPGLMQVIVSALAASGLAATRLEIEITESVLLHNKEATLAVLHQLRALGIRIAMDDFGTGYSSLTYLQSFPFDKIKIDRSFVKNITEDSSSLTIVRAVAALANGMGMTATAEGVETAEQLHSIASEGCTEMQGFLFSKPLPAAEIERQFLSERGARGVQGRIAVA
- a CDS encoding MarR family transcriptional regulator, producing MTVSKAATDAVKPSRNNGKEIAGGAADGAAEHAGLQLGELAELLGYSLKRAQLKVFEDFLRCVAPLQLTPAQFSVLLLLDRNPGRNQTEIANTLGILRPNFVSMLDALESRGLCARMRSTNDRRSHILVLTDKGRAVLARAKKLVASKHEARLNELLGPANRVALLEMLSKIAAEF
- a CDS encoding ABC transporter substrate-binding protein translates to MSVINLRLGAFAAALALLAATSSGALAQKKYDTGATDTEIKIGNIMPYSGPASAYGVIGKTEEAYFRKINAEGGINGRKINFVSYDDAYSPPKTVEQARKLVESDEVLLVFNSLGTPPNTAIQKYLNTKKVPQLFVATGATKWNDPKDFPWTMGWQPNYQSESAIYAKYILKNNPNAKIAVLYQNDDYGKDYLKGFKDGLGAKAASMIVIEESYEVSEPTIDSHIVKMKATGADVFFNITTPKFAAQAIKKNSEIGWKPLHFLNNVSASIGSVMKPAGFENGQDIISSQYFKDPTDAQWKTDAAMKAWNEFLDKYYPEANRADASVMYAYIVSQGLVHVLKACGDDLTRANVMKQAASIKDLELGGLLPGVKVNTSATDFAPLSQLQLIRFKGENWERFGEILSGDVGG